Below is a genomic region from Prolixibacteraceae bacterium.
CATATTGGTCATCTAATGAATAGCCATTGATTTTGTAAACAACCTGCTCTTTGGTGTTTTCTTTTAAATAAAAGCAAACTCTACAACTTTCGGTCTCCTCGGCATCATTTAATATATTTAGAACATGTGAAGTGAATTTATTTTCTTTGGTATCTCCTTCTTCGTCTGAATATACCAAAGACTCAACCTCATGAAACATCTCTTGCTGATACTTCTCTAAATCTATATTGTACGGTTTTAGTTTGCTCATTACATATAAAAATTAAAATCAACACCAAAGTCTTCACAATGCAAATCTTCGGATACTAAACTGACCTTATATTTAACTCCCTTCACGAGTGGGTTTAACATCTCTCTTGTTATGCGTGGGAATTTATTATTGATAGTATACACCTGTAATTTATCTACTTCAAAACTTTTAGTATCATAAATTGATGCATCAAAAACTCCAATCTCATTAAGCTTCTGATAAAATAAATCTTTCGTCTCCCAATTAGCTCCTAAAAATTTATCAATCTCTTCAATAGCCCGACTTAACGTGTTATCTCCTTCACTATTCTCATGAACATAAACTACACATAATTTTAAATACTCAAATTTAGTATAGTCTAATTGATCCTCATTACTAATCGTTATAACCTTCTCATTTAGCTTACTGCTTTTTACTTCTATTCTCCGATCCTTATATTTAAAATCATGAAGTTCTCCCAATGGTCCTCTCCATGATTTTAAAACTTTACAATGATCTGTCTCTTTTTCTAATAACCTTCGAAGAATATAGATTTCGCTATATAAACCTTGCTCTTCCTCTCTACTTAATTTTTTCTGATATACTTTAGAAAAAAACTTCCCCCAATACTCCAATCTTTGTTTGAAGCATTCTAATAGCAAGTCGGGCTCTTTAAACTTACTTAAACTTACAATCAAATCTTCAATGAAGATCGTATAAATATCCATTGAATCTTTCTCATTCAATGAGATAACCAACATTTGTGGACTATTATCCTCTAATGGTATAATACTTACTCCATTTAACCTTTTCTCTGTAAACTTAAAACCTTCTGATTCTAGAGTGTTTTTTAAAATAAAGACTCGACTATTTGTATTTACAGTCGAACCTATTTCACACGCATAACCTCCAAAAATTGCATAAAGTTGAGTCTGAAACAAAGATTCAGTCTTATTTGTATTTTGGGTCTCAATTCTATCCCAAATAGCTTCTAGTTTAGTCATCACATTCATCTATATCATCATCTTCTTGGCCTTCATATGCATCAGACAATGGCCTTACTTGATATTCGACCTTCTCCTCATTAGGTATGTTCGGTAATAATATATCCCATCCAACAACAATTTCATTCTTTAATTCTTCTTTATCCTTATCAGGATGTTTCATTCGCATTGGGAAAATAGTTAACAAAGAGCTCTCTTCTATTTCTCTAACTTTCTTTATCTCGGCAGTAGTCTCTTTCCCTTTTAAATTAAGATCTACAACACGATCTTCTGTTCCAGAAATATTGTTCGATTTTAATCTATATGTCAATAGTCTTTCATGACTCATCTCTTCGGCATAACTTCTTTGCGGTAAACCGACACTATAGAGTTCGCCTCCAACACTAAGACACTCAGGATCAGATACAGAACTAAAGCGAAGAACAATAGTCCATTTAGTAAGCTTATTTCCCTTGTTTTGTGTGGAAATATAAGTACTTATACTATTCATTGAGATAGCTGGAATATCACTCTGATATTCTGTGATAAAATCGACAACAATAGAAGGACAAACATCTCTAAAAATCATTCTATTGATTTTACCTTTTACATATTCAATTTTCGGTTTGCCTAAGACATTTATAAGGTTTTGAAATACTATTAAATTAGTATCTGTATATTTCTTAGGCAACTCATAAGTCTGAATATGTGCTCCTGAAAATCCAACATGTTCTTTCTCTGAGAATCCTAATTTTCCAGCCGATGTGATATTCAACATGCCCTGATGCGTTCGTACTTTTAACTTATAATCTTTAGGTTGCTTGTTCATAGATCCCATTGTATCTATATCTCTTCGCATTTCTTCTGTCGCTAGTGCAATATGCATATACCAATTACATAACTCTTCGGTTGTATATACTCTACATAAATCCGCATATCCTGGTCTATATCCAAACCAACGCCCCATCTGTAATAATGTATCATAAAGTGGTGAAGTCCTTAAAAAATAACTCACACTCAATCCCTCTAATGTTATTCCTCTAGAAAGTCTATTTCCTCCTACTGCGATTACAGATAACCCTTGATCTTTATAATCTTCATAATTTAAAGATGTCGTATTTGTATACTCTAAACCTCTTCTTTTAGGTTGTCCATGTATTGCTCTAACTTCTATTTTTGATACTGCTTCGTGTAGATGCTTTTTTACTTCATCCCAAGAATGTCTAACTATTTTGTGATCCTTATAATTTAAAACACTACTTACATTATCTGTTGTTGGCAGATAATCTTGTTCATATAGCTGCTTTAGTTCTTCTATTAAAGGCCCATCATTTGAACTTATCTGATTCTTATAATCATACAAAACTTCATCAACCAGCAATGCAATCCTATCAATCCAATTAATCAGTAACGCAACATGTATAAGCATCGAGTTATCTTTTTTCGCATCGCCTCTTAAAATACGGACACTACAACTTAAAATAAACGACTTAATCGCCTCTTTTAAACTATCAGGAACTCCATCAGGTAAATTATTCTTGGTCTCTCTAGTATATTTTTTTGGGAAATAAGGCTCTTGATCTGTTATCGACCTTATTAAATCCATCCCTTCTACATTTTCACCCGTAATACTATCAGAAAAACCGAAGTATTCCGACGCTCCAATATAATTTGTTGGTGGTGGTATATTAACAATAAAATCTCTCGGAAATAGATCCTCACCCACTTTTAAATTATATCCTTTTATTTGAGTACTATAATCCTTGTCATACTCCGAACCAATAAAAAGATTTGCATAGGGCGTTGCTGTATATCCTATAAAACTATTCTGATTAAATAAATTTAAAAGGGTTCTTATTAATCCATTTATTGTCTTAATCTCCTGATCCTTGCCTGTATTTACAGAAGCATTATCTGCTTCATCATCGATTAATAACATAGGAGCATCAAATATTTTTAAATCTCCTTCCGAATTCTCTCTTGCAAAACCGGCAAACCAAGAAATCAAATTCTCTAAAATACTCTTATTCTTCTTTATCACTAGAATTGTTGGATGGGCTCCTCCAATAGGTACATTAAGCTTTTCCGCAAATGATTTTTTAAAATCACCATTATGTTCCGAAGAGGTATAAGAGTAGATCTTAGTCTTTGCTGATGTGTTACCAACTCCAATATTTTTACTCTTTTTATTCTTTAGCAATGAAGA
It encodes:
- a CDS encoding PD-(D/E)XK motif protein, which encodes MTKLEAIWDRIETQNTNKTESLFQTQLYAIFGGYACEIGSTVNTNSRVFILKNTLESEGFKFTEKRLNGVSIIPLEDNSPQMLVISLNEKDSMDIYTIFIEDLIVSLSKFKEPDLLLECFKQRLEYWGKFFSKVYQKKLSREEEQGLYSEIYILRRLLEKETDHCKVLKSWRGPLGELHDFKYKDRRIEVKSSKLNEKVITISNEDQLDYTKFEYLKLCVVYVHENSEGDNTLSRAIEEIDKFLGANWETKDLFYQKLNEIGVFDASIYDTKSFEVDKLQVYTINNKFPRITREMLNPLVKGVKYKVSLVSEDLHCEDFGVDFNFYM
- a CDS encoding Z1 domain-containing protein — encoded protein: MNSIPTDILTIAHVLLDNEKNISKDKIIEVIERAVSISTGYVDKDLLLQKLEEDFSVKERESSFLVNDEVKPWLMGKKSSYEFELTKRFFLHLKKTSPYLKINSIDGVTDKILDKCIDPSTLGAWDRRGMVVGNVQSGKTVNYTTLINKATDVGYRVIIVIAGIHNSLRAQTQRRIDEGYVGNDSSSLLKNKKSKNIGVGNTSAKTKIYSYTSSEHNGDFKKSFAEKLNVPIGGAHPTILVIKKNKSILENLISWFAGFARENSEGDLKIFDAPMLLIDDEADNASVNTGKDQEIKTINGLIRTLLNLFNQNSFIGYTATPYANLFIGSEYDKDYSTQIKGYNLKVGEDLFPRDFIVNIPPPTNYIGASEYFGFSDSITGENVEGMDLIRSITDQEPYFPKKYTRETKNNLPDGVPDSLKEAIKSFILSCSVRILRGDAKKDNSMLIHVALLINWIDRIALLVDEVLYDYKNQISSNDGPLIEELKQLYEQDYLPTTDNVSSVLNYKDHKIVRHSWDEVKKHLHEAVSKIEVRAIHGQPKRRGLEYTNTTSLNYEDYKDQGLSVIAVGGNRLSRGITLEGLSVSYFLRTSPLYDTLLQMGRWFGYRPGYADLCRVYTTEELCNWYMHIALATEEMRRDIDTMGSMNKQPKDYKLKVRTHQGMLNITSAGKLGFSEKEHVGFSGAHIQTYELPKKYTDTNLIVFQNLINVLGKPKIEYVKGKINRMIFRDVCPSIVVDFITEYQSDIPAISMNSISTYISTQNKGNKLTKWTIVLRFSSVSDPECLSVGGELYSVGLPQRSYAEEMSHERLLTYRLKSNNISGTEDRVVDLNLKGKETTAEIKKVREIEESSLLTIFPMRMKHPDKDKEELKNEIVVGWDILLPNIPNEEKVEYQVRPLSDAYEGQEDDDIDECDD